From the genome of Ectobacillus sp. JY-23, one region includes:
- a CDS encoding ABC transporter substrate-binding protein produces the protein MKKSIVGLLLAFVLLIAGCSVKTKSDVVENKEESQKKVTNVNPVEIEILAQSSSESDVNIVRDQLTKNGFQVKLNLQPDYGTFKAQQDAGNYDIALSSWTTVTGNPDYAVRSLFKSGGDYSILADTEIDKLIDKASTQSPKEYVNTYKQLEQRLVFDKAYIAPLYTSLKTQAINKDILQQDSVRLAKSRALPWETIDFKDAAKRSSDPLVLTQVASTFTSLDPIKGNDGSINMINTNMYVRLVNLTDDDKITSEGSLTHNHTIADGNSEYYFLLRDDINFAKIVNRKAEDTGERVGADDVIFSLERAKNKGSVPDHRTYSLHEHIQKVEFVTDLDALDKATQAGSKKSVREALEKGLDAKIKELVTDKAQADNKSGKYQVVKLTTTKPFPQVLNYLAHQSAGIVSKKQVESINTYDVASFNVNKDIPYGDQNTVTEGAKYNNTLYASGPYILSHKNDYEAVFYKNPGYLKGTKHEPKIANVKLRFIKDPDSALSALRNNEIHLYSAVPEAKYDLVKSDSKLLLQSVESNAVSYLLFNTKTQSRPVAKSEELRKAVLYSINQDEILNFYQKRKIKAASTLSPLVKTGNQLKSDSKKVKDALQKYSEIK, from the coding sequence TTGAAAAAGAGTATAGTAGGACTTCTTTTGGCTTTTGTGTTGCTAATTGCAGGATGCTCCGTGAAAACAAAGTCCGATGTGGTGGAAAATAAAGAAGAGAGCCAGAAAAAGGTGACCAATGTCAATCCTGTTGAGATTGAAATTTTAGCACAAAGCAGTAGTGAATCCGATGTAAATATTGTCAGAGATCAGTTAACAAAAAATGGATTTCAGGTAAAATTAAATTTACAGCCTGATTACGGTACGTTCAAAGCGCAACAGGATGCAGGCAATTACGATATTGCATTATCAAGCTGGACGACAGTGACAGGAAATCCAGATTATGCGGTACGTTCCTTGTTTAAAAGTGGCGGTGACTACAGTATTCTCGCAGATACAGAGATTGATAAGTTGATTGACAAAGCAAGTACACAAAGTCCGAAAGAGTATGTAAACACATACAAGCAACTAGAGCAACGTCTGGTGTTTGATAAGGCGTATATCGCCCCTTTATATACATCTTTAAAAACACAGGCAATCAACAAAGATATTTTGCAGCAAGACTCTGTGAGACTAGCGAAATCACGTGCGCTTCCATGGGAAACGATTGACTTTAAAGATGCTGCCAAGCGTAGTAGTGACCCGCTTGTTTTGACACAAGTTGCATCTACCTTTACATCCCTTGACCCAATCAAAGGAAACGACGGTTCTATCAATATGATTAATACGAACATGTATGTTCGTCTCGTAAACCTGACAGATGATGATAAAATTACATCTGAAGGTTCATTAACACATAATCATACCATTGCAGATGGTAATTCTGAGTACTATTTCTTGTTGCGAGACGATATTAACTTTGCGAAGATTGTGAACAGAAAAGCAGAAGATACAGGCGAGCGAGTTGGAGCTGATGATGTTATTTTCTCATTAGAACGTGCAAAAAATAAAGGCTCTGTTCCAGATCACCGCACGTATAGCTTACATGAGCATATCCAAAAAGTGGAATTTGTCACAGATCTTGACGCTCTTGATAAAGCGACACAAGCTGGCAGCAAAAAATCCGTTAGAGAAGCCCTGGAGAAAGGATTAGACGCCAAAATTAAAGAGCTTGTAACAGACAAAGCGCAGGCTGATAACAAATCAGGCAAATATCAAGTCGTGAAATTGACGACAACTAAGCCATTTCCGCAGGTGCTCAATTATTTAGCCCATCAATCTGCTGGCATTGTTTCCAAAAAGCAAGTTGAAAGCATCAACACGTATGATGTGGCCTCCTTCAATGTCAACAAGGACATTCCATACGGCGATCAAAACACTGTGACAGAAGGCGCGAAGTATAACAACACGCTATATGCGAGCGGACCGTATATCCTATCTCACAAAAATGACTATGAAGCCGTATTTTATAAAAATCCTGGTTATTTAAAAGGTACCAAGCATGAGCCAAAAATTGCGAATGTCAAGCTTCGATTCATTAAAGACCCTGATAGTGCACTTTCTGCACTGCGCAACAACGAAATTCATTTATATTCCGCAGTGCCAGAAGCAAAGTATGACTTAGTAAAGAGTGACAGCAAGCTGTTATTACAAAGTGTAGAAAGCAATGCTGTAAGCTATTTATTATTTAACACGAAAACACAAAGCCGTCCCGTTGCGAAAAGTGAAGAGTTGCGAAAAGCAGTATTGTATTCCATCAATCAAGATGAGATTTTAAACTTCTATCAGAAGCGGAAAATTAAAGCGGCTTCTACATTAAGTCCTCTTGTGAAAACAGGAAATCAACTAAAGTCCGACTCCAAAAAGGTAAAGGACGCCTTGCAGAAATACAGTGAGATCAAATAA
- a CDS encoding low molecular weight phosphatase family protein translates to MKYILFLCTDNYTRSITAEFCLRDYMQKHNLPLTVASAGFQADSDVSRFSDIHFKRMAELGIDTSTFTRTPFFEDMLDKYDVVVAMGREHQDYIKTQYNRSVPLFYEIYKNESQSVTVPPPDSAGTYLKSIERMVDEMYEAMPVLVRNLISLESDRKNLQSDRKNPQSDRIKLFNK, encoded by the coding sequence ATGAAATATATTCTCTTTCTTTGTACCGACAACTACACGCGCAGCATTACGGCAGAGTTTTGTCTGCGTGATTATATGCAAAAGCATAACTTACCTCTTACAGTTGCTTCTGCGGGCTTTCAAGCAGACAGCGATGTAAGCCGCTTTTCAGACATTCATTTTAAGCGGATGGCGGAGCTGGGCATTGATACATCCACCTTTACACGAACGCCATTTTTTGAAGACATGCTGGATAAGTATGACGTGGTCGTGGCCATGGGCCGCGAGCATCAAGATTATATCAAAACGCAATACAACCGCTCGGTACCACTGTTTTATGAAATCTACAAAAATGAATCACAATCGGTCACAGTGCCGCCGCCAGACTCAGCTGGTACATACTTGAAAAGTATTGAGCGTATGGTTGATGAAATGTATGAAGCTATGCCTGTGCTTGTAAGAAACCTGATAAGTTTGGAAAGTGACCGGAAAAACCTTCAAAGTGACCGGAAAAACCCTCAAAGTGACCGAATTAAGCTGTTTAACAAGTAA
- a CDS encoding GNAT family N-acetyltransferase: MYQDNEVTIRPVEPGDMDILWKLLYEEQEPEWKKWDAPYFPHVHVLYESFIADREKWIGKDERWVITVRDQVIGTVSYYWEHEPSRWLEMGIGIYDPAFWSGGYGTRALRMWIAHLFATMPLVRVGYTTWSGNERMMKVGEKLGMTMEGRMRKCRYHEGAYYDSIRMGLLREEAVSLGYIDN, from the coding sequence ATGTACCAAGACAATGAAGTTACGATTAGACCTGTTGAACCAGGTGATATGGATATACTTTGGAAGCTTTTATATGAGGAACAAGAACCTGAGTGGAAAAAATGGGACGCACCGTATTTTCCCCATGTGCATGTACTGTACGAGTCGTTCATCGCAGATCGAGAGAAGTGGATTGGTAAGGATGAGCGCTGGGTGATTACGGTACGCGACCAAGTAATCGGAACAGTGTCATATTATTGGGAGCATGAGCCGTCACGCTGGCTTGAGATGGGCATCGGTATCTATGATCCAGCATTTTGGAGCGGGGGCTACGGAACGAGGGCGCTGCGGATGTGGATTGCTCATCTGTTTGCAACGATGCCACTTGTACGCGTTGGATACACAACGTGGTCCGGTAACGAGCGCATGATGAAGGTTGGTGAAAAGTTAGGCATGACTATGGAGGGACGTATGCGAAAATGCCGTTATCATGAAGGTGCATACTATGATTCCATTCGAATGGGATTGCTGCGAGAGGAAGCTGTGTCTTTAGGATATATTGATAATTGA
- the corA gene encoding magnesium/cobalt transporter CorA, with translation MIKTYLYNEKTQSMQQDIALGDIPFYLAHPQNLLWIDLYDIKADELYLIAKTFGFHPLAIEDCLHDSPRAKVDDYDAYKFFVFHALRYNEESDNEITTLELNVFLGSNYVVTIHKKKQRWLGQMDAICSVSPKYMNRGADFLLYTLIDGITDEYFPILDRIGVRIDELEDEMYDEGVKEVTEEFLALKRTIILIRRVILPQKRIFLTMNGRWKFAIQEHNIPFYVDLMDHMERIVDSTETYRDLVNSALDTYYSIISAKANEKINVLTMISTIMLPLTFVTGFFGMNVPLPYQDSPVATVVIFLSLVLLTYGMWRYFKKNELL, from the coding sequence ATGATTAAAACATATCTATATAATGAAAAAACACAAAGCATGCAGCAGGATATTGCACTTGGTGACATTCCATTCTACCTCGCGCATCCGCAAAACCTGCTGTGGATTGACTTATACGATATTAAGGCTGATGAATTATATTTGATTGCAAAAACATTTGGCTTTCACCCGCTTGCGATTGAAGACTGTCTCCACGACAGTCCGCGGGCAAAGGTGGATGATTATGATGCCTACAAGTTTTTCGTGTTCCACGCGCTCCGCTACAACGAGGAAAGTGACAATGAAATTACAACGCTTGAGCTAAACGTATTTCTTGGCTCAAATTACGTGGTAACGATTCATAAGAAAAAACAGCGCTGGCTTGGACAAATGGATGCAATTTGTTCCGTGAGTCCGAAATATATGAACCGCGGGGCTGACTTTTTGCTGTATACATTGATTGACGGTATCACTGACGAGTACTTCCCGATTTTAGATCGCATCGGTGTTCGTATTGACGAGCTTGAGGATGAAATGTACGATGAAGGCGTAAAAGAGGTGACGGAAGAGTTCTTGGCGCTTAAGCGGACCATTATCTTAATTCGCCGCGTTATTTTGCCGCAAAAACGAATCTTTTTAACGATGAACGGACGATGGAAGTTCGCTATTCAAGAGCATAACATTCCCTTCTATGTTGACCTAATGGATCATATGGAACGAATTGTGGATTCCACAGAAACATACCGCGATCTTGTAAACAGTGCCCTGGATACGTATTATTCCATCATCAGCGCCAAGGCCAATGAAAAAATCAACGTACTGACGATGATTTCCACAATCATGCTTCCGCTTACGTTCGTAACCGGCTTTTTTGGGATGAATGTACCGCTTCCGTATCAGGATTCACCTGTTGCTACTGTAGTTATCTTTTTGAGTCTAGTTCTGCTCACCTATGGTATGTGGCGTTATTTTAAAAAGAATGAGTTGTTGTGA